The proteins below come from a single Takifugu rubripes chromosome 10, fTakRub1.2, whole genome shotgun sequence genomic window:
- the LOC101077489 gene encoding rho GTPase-activating protein 21 isoform X4, translated as MMAGRCSESPLANEESKHRGVAPSPEAKQKDGRDQSETAATASPGPEEEPFSWPGPKTLRLRRTSQGFGFTLRHFIVYPPESAVHNSLKDEENGSRGRPRNRLEPMDTIFVKQVKEGGPAHRAGLCTGDRIVKVNGESIIGKTYSQVIALIQNSDASLELCVMPKDEDILQLFSRDITALAYSQDAYLKGNEAYSGNAQNIPEPPPICYPRIEVKAAGMAQMSESGAVGEMLLASAQGPGRQGGAAEKSYRVEIPVPPSPTASQQTLKSQGAVCVCSENSRTAPVSMDPVERGPRVARAGPSHRTEENRYSPPAASVKSKPFIPSVPGGAQLQHPSSHPTESPVFYPSSSLRTGSIFSDRLSSPVRSSINPASPDAFSNDLNHYSPSPPSTSQHQNIDWKNYTTYKDYIDAKRLHTYGCRTIQERLDSLRAASSSSSAYSQQRTPPPPSSSPRGAPESQVKRRSTSTDRGVETSGRSTARAPLRSASQERLWGGTERTVPVRNWPRSASEDALPFSSPVGFAKPRARSCDYLGKQPGEAGVASGGDRAGFEDRLRLFRGEEARVPRQGATVTALPYLNRNLPGKEEEGQGSVLPYSPVAAPVFTKGKTDSRTDCVILRPSRLPVKNSISAPSTILSTVKTTEPLKDQRANIIGNHISYPSPLHLQLRGRADSLKMESRAEVGLTARSSSCSGPSSKLPMQRHSEGVAALSSFGSTAINGDVNQKPTPAAPARANGGHFQGVEGPDATIVVLRRDKNYGPPLVRPPPYVLALDVGQKDTTPKSPPLVKAGSLDGAMCWMSDSCRERHHRRLGDTRHKSKHLDDSLDSIPFIDEPSSPSVDLDSSPIPASAVISGAPTVTTIPPSPTSPSSLIRRQLSHDHDSIRLTIIESDSGTKTERSKSYDEGLDNYREEGRGRSLIPGLKSLRKVDRSSEDSGSRGDSSSDVFCDATKEGPLQFKQLSADKNKRVGGGMRPWKQMYAVLRGHYLCLYKDRREGHAHANCQTVEEPLPISIRSCLIDISYSDTKRKNVLRLTTSDCEYLFQAEDREDMLAWIRVIQENGNLDEENAAFTSHDLISRKIREYKTLTSPTSSKTEPSPKSSRQSLSIKHTLLGGKGEPKATSPHSKPEQDRKNLHKDDTSPPKDKGTWRKGIPGLMRKPFEKKPSPGVTFGVRLDDCPPAQNNKFVPLIVEVCCNLVEERGLEYTGIYRVPGNNAAISNMQEELNNKGMNDIDPRDDKWRDLNVISSLLKSFFRKLPEPLFTNDKYADFIEANRTEDPVERLKVLKRLLHELPAHHYETLKFLSAHLKTVAENSEKNKMEPRNLAIVFGPTLVRTTDDNMTHMVTHMPDQYRIVETLIQNYDWFFTEEGNGEPVTVSREESAVESQPVPNIDHLLTNIGRTGTSQGEVSDSPTSDSAKSKGSWGSAKDPCTRDLLVSSIFAAASRKRRKSKEKPQPSSSDDDLDSVFLKKEIPGQKANTHHLLQTEAQSRLGPKTALPARAEERKENGKTVELAPKAKREHRKSIFLKGTTPPRHPSPCPSPNIYQLVPQGKSSSSDPPSQFDENTSDLGTMSSGASVPRSRPKKWSAGMSADLPAGAAPGSGGSAGAEVSSITSDYSTTSSITFLTGAESGALSPELHGGEEADDERSELISEGRPMETDSESDFPVFAPDGGNSHSTPRLGQSLEKSELQGEAQGGTAGKLEARRLFPTQRMIECDTLSRRWSLRQKTDSESSVEGLTGGGEGNEAKESSTRLSRVLGVIKKGRPTSSVSSSPRSEPERHEAAWHLRISERLKFRLRTSADDMFTQKNRTPDARGKKKNIRRRHTMGGQRDFAELAIINDWREQGGVDQTADLSALDRLKPRCSSQDFSIRDWISRDRCRDSVSSVEVAPRAVPEDDHQENQDATAEGPRSPAPPNTQPLPGEHVNGGGLQSKNKGNLGVDPHPHKLSGAQVVRSRFYQYL; from the exons GCGAAGCAGAAGGATGGACGCGACCAGAGCGAGACGGCGGCCACGGCCTCCCCCGGCCCAGAGGAGGAGCCCTTTTCCTGGCCGGGACCCAAGACGCTGCGCCTGCGCCGAACCTCGCAGGGCTTCGGCTTCACGCTGCGGCACTTTATCGTCTACCCTCCGGAGTCTGCCGTGCACAACTCCCTGAAG GATGAAGAGAACGGCAGCCGAG GGCGACCGAGGAACCGCCTGGAGCCAATGGACACCATTTTTGTCAAGCAAGTGAAGGAGGGGGGCCCTGCCCACAGAGCTGGACTCtgcacag GGGATCGGATAGTGAAGGTGAATGGAGAGAGCATCATTGGGAAGACTTACTCCCAAGTGATCGCTTTGATCCAGAACAG CGACGCCTCGCTGGAACTCTGCGTGATGCCAAAGGATGAGGACATTTTGCAGCTG TTTTCCAGGGATATCACTGCTCTG GCGTATTCCCAGGATGCATACCTCAAAGGAAATGAGGCGTACAGCGGAAATGCCCAGAACATCCCGGAACCCCCTCCCATCTGCTACCCTCGGATAGAAGTTAAGGCCGCTGGAATGGCGCAGATGTCGGAGTCTGGGGCAGTCGGCGAGATGCTTCTGGCATCAGCTCAGGGACCAGGAAGGCAAGGTGGAGCCGCGGAAAAGAGTTACCGGGTGGAAATCCCGGTTCCTCCGTCTCCGACAGCCTCTCAGCAGACCCTAAAGTCTCAgggtgctgtgtgtgtctgcagtgagAATTCCAGGACAGCACCCGTGTCTATGGATCCCGTTGAGAGGGGGCCCCGTGTGGCCCGGGCTGGACCCAGCCACAGAACAGAGGAAAACCGGTACAGCCCTCCAGCAGCCTCGGTTAAATCCAAACCATTTATTCCCTCGGTACCCGGTGGCGCCCAGTTGCAGCACCCGTCCTCTCATCCCACAGAAAGCCCTGTCTTCTACCCATCCTCCAGCCTACGAACTGGGTCCATCTTCTCTGACAGGTTATCCTCACCTGTACGATCTAGTATCAACCCCGCCTCTCCAGACGCCTTCTCCAATGATTTGAACCACTActcaccctctcccccctccacctctcaaCACCAGAACATCGACTGGAAAAACTACACCACCTATAAAGACTACATAGATGCTAAGAGGCTGCACACGTACGGCTGCCGCACCATCCAGGAGCGCCTGGACAGCTTACGTGccgccagcagctccagctctgcgtATTCCCAGCAACGcacgcccccccctcccagcagcagcccgaGAGGAGCGCCGGAATCTCAGGTCAAACGGAGAAGCACCTCCACAGATCGCGGGGTGGAAACAAGCGGCCGCAGCACTGCGAGGGCACCTTTACGTAGCGCCTCCCAGGAGAGGCTCTGGGGCGGAACCGAGAGGACGGTACCGGTTAGGAACTGGCCTCGCAGTGCGTCTGAGGACGCGCTGCCTTTTTCCAGCCCCGTTGGATTCGCCAAACCAAGAGCACGGTCCTGTGACTACCTGGGGAAGCAGCCTGGGGAAGCAGGCGTAGCGTCTGGGGGAGATAGGGCAGGATTTGAGGACAGACTGCGGCTCTTCCGGGGGGAGGAAGCCAGAGTTCCCAGGCAGGGGGCGACTGTGACAGCTTTACCGTACCTTAACAGGAATCTCCCtgggaaagaggaagaaggcCAGGGAAGTGTTTTACCTTACTCGCCCGTAGCTGCTCCTGTGTTTACTAAAGGTAAAACTGATTCCAGGACGGACTGTGTCATTTTGAGACCATCGCGTCTCCCCGTCAAAAACTCCATCTCAGCCCCTTCGACCATCTTATCTACCGTTAAAACCACAGAACCTCTTAAAGACCAAAGAGCAAATATCATCGGCAACCACATCAGCTACCCTTCCCCTCTGCACCTGCAGCTCCGAGGCAGGGCAGACAGTTTGAAGATGGAGAGTCGGGCCGAGGTCGGTTTGACAGCCAGGTCGTCCTCTTGCTCCGGTCCGTCCTCTAAACTGCCCATGCAGAGACACTCGGAAGGCGTGgctgctctttcttcttttgGGTCCACCGCCATTAATGGAGACGTCAACCAAAAGCCAACGCCCGCCGCCCCTGCGCGGGCCAACGGTGGGCATTTCCAGGGTGTCGAAGGACCAGACGCCACCATTGTCGTCCTAAGAAGGGATAAAAACTATGGACCTCCCCTCGTGCGCCCTCCGCCCTACGTTCTGGCTCTTGACGTCGGCCAGAAGGACACGACTCCCAAATCGCCCCCTCTGGTGAAGGCTGGCTCTCTAGATGGAGCCATGTGCTGGATGTCAGACAGCTGTAGGGAGAGGCACCACAGAAGGCTCGGGGACACGCGCCACAAGTCCAAACATCTGGACGACTCCCTGGATTCAATCCCCTTCATCG ACGAACCCTCCAGCCCCAGCGTGGACCTGGACAGCAGTCCCATCCCAGCCTCTGCAGTCATATCTGGAGCTCCCACCGTCACCACCATCCCTCCCAGCCCCACGTCTCCATCCTCCCTCATTCGACGCCAGCTGTCGCACGACCACG ACTCTATCCGTCTCACAATTATTGAGTCAGATTCTGGTACCAAAACAGAGAGGTCCAAGTCGTACGATGAAGGCCTGGATAACTACcgggaggagggcagagg GAGGTCTTTAATACCAGGGCTGAAGAGTCTCCGGAAG GTCGACAGGTCCTCAGAGGACTCGGGCTCCAGGGGCGACTCGTCCTCCGACGTCTTCTGCGACGCCACGAAAGAGGGGCCGTTGCAGTTTAAGCAGCTGAGCGCAGACAAGAACAAG CGGGTCGGCGGGGGAATGCGCCCCTGGAAACAGATGTACGCCGTGCTGCGAGGTCACTACCTCTGCCTGTacaaagacaggagggaggggcACGCGCACGCCAACTGCCAGACGGTGGAGGAGCCGCTGCCCATCAGCATCAGGTCCTGTCTGATCGACATCTCGTACAGCGACACCAAACGCAAGAACGTGCTGCGGCTGACCACGTCAGACTGCGAGTACCTGTTCCAGGCTGAGGACCGCGAGGACATGCTGGCCTGGATCAGGGTCATCCAGGAGAACGGCAACCTGGACGAGGAG AATGCGGCCTTCACCAGCCATGACCTCATCAGCAGGAAGATCAGAGAGTACAAAACCTTGACCAG CCCGACAAGCAGCAAGACGGAACCGTCGCCCAAATCTTCCCGTCAGTCGCTgagcatcaaacacacactgctggggGGCAAAGGAGAGCCCAAAGCCACAAGTCCACACTCCAAACCtgagcaggacaggaagaacTTGCACAAAG ATGACACCAGCCCCCCCAAAGACAAAGGAACGTGGAGGAAAGGCATCCCGGGACTGATGAGGAAGCCGTTCGAGAAGAAGCCGTCGCCTGGAGTCACGTTCGGAGTGAGGCTGGACGACTGTCCTCCGGCACAGAACAACAAG TTTGTGCCTCTGATCGTGGAAGTCTGCTGTAACCTGGTGGAGGAGCGGGGGCTGGAGTACACGGGCATCTACAGAGTCCCTGGAAACAACGCTGCCATCTCCAACATGCAGGAGGAGCTCAACAACAAGGGCATGAACGATATCGACCCCCGCGATGAC AAATGGAGAGACCTCAATGTCATCAGCAGCTTACTGAAGTCTTTCTTCAGGAAACTTCCAGAGCCGTTGTTCACCAACG ATAAGTATGCAGATTTTATAGAAGCCAACAGAACCGAGGACCCAGTGGAGAGACTCAAAGTGCTGAAGAGGCTG CTCCACGAGCTGCCAGCGCATCATTACGAGACTCTCAAGTTCCTCTCAGCTCATCTGAAAACTGTGGCTGAAAACTCGGAGAAGAACAAG atGGAGCCGAGAAACCTGGCGATCGTGTTCGGTCCCACGCTGGTGCGCACCACAGACGACAACATGACCCACATGGTGACACACATGCCGGACCAGTACAGGATAGTGGAGACGCTGATCCAGAAT tACGACTGGTTTTTCACAGAAGAGGGAAACGGAGAACCTGTG ACCGTGTCCCGGGAAGAGAGCGCCGTGGAGTCCCAGCCCGTCCCCAACATCGATCACCTGTTGACCAACATCGGCCGTACGGGGACGTCGCAGGGTGAAGTATCAG ATTCACCCACTAGCGACTCTGCTAAATCAAAG GGTTCCTGGGGTTCGGCGAAGGATCCGTGCACGCGAGACCTCCTGGTCTCCTCCATATTTGCGGCAGCCAGCCGCAAGAGAAGGAAGTCGAAGGAGAAACCGCAGCCCAGCAGCTCGGATGACGATCTGGACTCTGTGTTCCTCAAGAAGGAGATCCCAGGTCAGAAGGCCaacacccaccacctcctccagacaGAAGCTCAGAGTCGGCTCGGTCCCAAAACGGCACTGCCGGCACGAGctgaagagaggaaggagaatggAAAAACCGTGGAACTCGCTCCTAAAGCTAAGAGAGAACATCGAAAGTCCATTTTCCTGAAGGGCACGACACCGCCCAGACACCCTTCGCCTTGCCCCTCCCCAAATATCTACCAGTTGGTCCCTCAGGGGAAGTCCTCCTCCTCAGATCCACCGTCTCAGTTTGACGAGAACACGTCCGATCTGGGGACCATGAGCTCTGGAGCGTCGGTGCCGCGCTCAAGACCCAAAAAGTGGAGCGCAGGAATGTCCGCTGACCTCCCTGCTGGAGCGGCCCCGGGCTCAGGGGGATCTGCCGGGGCAGAAGTGAGCTCCATCACCTCCGACtactccaccacctcctccatcacattcCTGACGGGGGCGGAGTCCGGCGCGCTCAGCCCAGAGCTGCACGGCGGGGAGGAGGCGGACGACGAACGCAGCGAGCTCATTAGCGAGGGACGGCCCATGGAGACGGACAGCGAAAGCGACTTCCCGGTTTTCGCCCCCGACGGCGGAAACAGCCATTCCACCCCTCGTTTGGGGCAGAGCCTGGAGAAGAGCGAACTACAAGGAGAAGCGCAGGGGGGCACTGCCGGGAAGCTGGAAGCCCGGCGCCTTTTCCCGACGCAGAGGATGATCGAGTgcgacaccctctccagacgGTGGTCCCtgagacagaaaacagacagcGAATCCTCGGTGGAGGGTCTGACCGGGGGCGGAGAGGGCAACGAGGCCAAGGAGTCCTCCACGCGGCTGTCCCGGGTCCTGGGGGTTATCAAGAAGGGGCGGCCCACGAGCAGCGTGAGCTCGTCCCCGCGCAGCGAGCCCGAGCGTCACGAAGCAGCCTGGCACCTTAGGATCAGCGAGCGGCTCAAATTCAGGCTACGCACGTCCGCCGATGACATGTTCACCCAGAAGAATCGGACTCCGGACGCTCgcgggaagaagaaaaacatccgGCGGAGGCACACGATGGGGGGCCAGCGGGACTTTGCGGAGTTGGCGATCATCAACGACTGGCGggagcagggcggcgtggaccAGACAGCCGATCTGTCGGCGCTGGACCGCCTCAAGCCCCGGTGTTCCTCCCAGGACTTCTCCATCCGGGACTGGATCTCCAGGGACCGCTGCAGGGACTCGGTCTCCAGCGTAGAGGTGGCGCCCAGAGCCGTTCCCGAGGACGACCATCAAGAGAACCAGGACGCCACAGCGGAGGGACCACGGAGTCCTGCGCCCCCCAACACGCAGCCGCTCCCGGGGGAACACGTCAATGGCGGCGGACTGCAGAGTAAAAACAAAGGCAACCTCGGGGTCGACCCTCATCCGCACAAACTGTCCGGGGCACAAGTGGTCCGCTCCAGGTTTTACCAGTATCTGTGA